The DNA region GAAGGATATGCATACATCTGAGATTGATATAAATGCAATGATTGAACATGTCCTGTCGCTTGCCACCTTTAATCTCAAAAGCAAAAATATTATAGTGCATAAGGACATTGTGGAAAATCTTCCTGCGATAAAGGCAGACCGGGCGCTCATTGAACAGGTTTTTTTAAACCTTGTTATTAATGCCATTGAGGCAATGCCTGATGGAGGCGAGATAAGAATTTCAGGCAAGTCAGAAGGTAATTTTGTTGAGATAATGGTTTGGGACAAAGGCACGGGCATACCGGCAAATATAAAGTCAAAGGTCTTTGACCCGTTTTTTACAACAAAGGCAGGCGGCACCGGGCTCGGGCTTTCAATAGCTTATAATATAATCAAAGAGCACGGAGGCAAGTTGTTTTTTAACAGCCAAGAAGGGGCCGGGACGGTATTTACGGTAAAACTGCCGAAAGCGGGATGACCAATGTGTCAGTGTAAATTTATAGTTCATCGCCGGGGATTGGTCTACGGCTTGGAACCTTAGCTAATATTCTCCTGAAATCTTCTTTCTTTGCTCTTTTTGCCCTTGCCTTCAAATAGTCTTCCGTTAACAAAGCAGAAATTTTCTCTGCCACTGCCGATGAAATAAATTGGTTAATAGACACCTTTTCTTTTTTTGCAATTTCCCTGATATGACGATGAATTGATTCCGGCAATCTCAAACTCAAAGCGCTCATAATATTTCCTCCATTAATTCTTTAGGTGTTATTGATTTTACGCCAAAACCCTCTGCCCCTCTGAAATCTTTCGTATTGTGAGTCACAATAAGCTTAGTCCCTGAAGCAATGGCTAATTCCAATATATGATCATCTTTAGGGTCAGACAGACGAGGGCGCCACAGGAAATATATCTTTTGATGTTCGCTTACCAGACAAAAATAATTTAATATCTTCTCTGTATCGTGGTTTGATAAACCTAACGCCATCTGATTCCTTTTGAGAACGTCTTCATATTCAAACAGCAAAGTTGTAGAAATAATTATTTTAAGCTTTCCGTTTTCTATCGCCTGTAATACCCTAAAAGAAGCGCCCTTTGATGAATAAAGTCCTGAGTAAAGCACATTCGTATCAAGAACTATCCGCGCTTTTTTATCGGGCATATTATAATACTATATGTGGTATCACTACATTGTCAAGAGGTAATTTTTTGCGATTAGACTAATGTCCAGAACAGAAGTTGAAAAACTTGATATGTCAAGAATTAAGTGTGGTGTTCCATAGTGGATGAGTAAAATGGTGTGGATAATGCGGCGCTGAGCGATGCCCCGAAGGGGCATTCGTCTCCAGGCTAATGATTATGATTTGATTTTGTGATTTTGGGGTCAGGTCTTGTTTCTTGCATTAGCTGCTTTTTAGCACTCTACTTACTACAGAATAATGAATCCCAACGCAATTCGCAACGTCTTTCTGCGTATAACCATATTTCTCTATTGCTTCTTTTGCTATCTTATTCCGTTTTGTTTTGTCTTTTATTATACTTTCATCAAATAACATGTCAAGCTTTGGCCTGTCTGCATATCTCTGGCTTTTAGGGATTTCTTTTTTATCCCGATACCCTTTATATTAATTTCTAAAATGCAAGAAACAAGACCTGACCCCAATCCTTGCTTTGATAAAAAAAACTTCACGATGAGGATATTGCGGCGGGCTGCGCGGGCGTGTTTCTTGAGGATCAACTTGAAAGGAAATATCCGAGAGCCGCGAAGGATTTTGTCTGGCAATGGTTCTTTCCACAGCAATCATTGACCTTTGTGGCGGAAACGAAAGAGCGGCGGCGGTACCATTTGCATGAAAAGCATGTACAGGAAGCTCTTTACGAGGCTGTCAGGCGGGCGAAGCTCACCAAGCGTATTACGTCACACACCTTTCGCCGCAGTTTTGCCACGCACCTGCTTCAGGCTAATTACGACATACGGACAATCCAGACACTGCTCGGTCACAGTGATGTCAGAACTACTATGATTTACACTCACTGCGTGCCGAGCAAAACTGTAAAAGAGATGAAGAGCCCGCTGGATTTTTAATAACGAACACTCCGGTGCAGTTCCCTCAACCGTCTGCCTTATGTTAAAATGACACAGCGAGCGTATTACCTGTAGCTTGCTACAGTGTTAGCGAGCGAATGTTATAAGAATTACATTCCTTGCATTTCAAGATTCTCTGTCCCGAAGTTTCTGGGATACAGAGAATCTTTAATTAATAGGGTAATGGAAAAGATACTTGTTGTTGATGACGAAAAAGGGGTTTGCTACTCGTTCAAGAGAATTCTTGGAAGTCACGGCTATGATGTCATCACGGCACTTAGCGGACATGAGGCGGTTGAAAAGGCGGGCAATGAGCACCCGAATCTTGTTATCATGGATGTGACAATGCCTGACATCGGCGGCCTTGAAACGCTTAAGAGGTTAAAGTCTCACAATCCGAACCTCACTGTAATAATCATGACGGCTTACAGCACTTCTGAAAAGGCAATAACGGCAATGAAGTACGGCGCATACGATTTTATCACTAAACCTGTTGACAATGCCCAGTTAATTTCGCTTGTGGAAAAAGCTATTGCGGCGGGGAAAATGACCATTCCTGTAACATTTGAAGGAACTGCACAAGAAGGAGAAAGAATTATTGGCAAAAGCCCTGGAATGCTTGCGATATACAAAAAAATAGGGCAGATAGCAGAAAGTGATGTTACAGTACTTTTAAGGGGAGAGACTGGCACAGGCAAGGAACTGATAGCACGAGCTATTTACCACGATAGTAAAAGGATCAATAAACCGTTTTTGCCGGTTAATTGCGCGGCTATTCCTGAGACCCTGCTTGAGAGCGAACTTTTCGGATATGAGAAGGGGGCTTTTACAGGCGCTGAAAACAGAAAGATTGGCAAGTTTGAGCAGTGCGACAGAGGCACGATGTTTCTTGATGAAATCGGGGATATGCCGCTGTCACTTCAATCAAAATTGCTGAGAGTCCTTCAGGATGGATGTTTGCAACGGCTTGGTGGAAAAGAGCTGATTAAGACAGATGTCAGAATAATAGCCGCCACAAACAAGAATCTTGAATCATTGATAAATATAGGTAAGTTCAGAGACGACCTTTATTGGCGCTTGAATGTTGTAAGCATAAGCATCCCGCCTCTTAGAGAAAGAAAAGAGGATATAGAAGAGCTTGTTCAGTATTTCATAAGGAAATACAACAAAGAACTCGGCAAGGACGTAAAAGGAATGTCACCTGAACTGCTTAAGGAATTTAAAGGCTATTACTGGCATGGAAATGTAAGAGAGCTTCAAAGCATTGTACAGCACTGCATGCTTTTGTGTCAGAAGGACGTAATTGCTTCTGAAGACTGCGAATGGCTGTCACAGATAAAACTCTCAGGTGAAAAGGCGGTTGATATTGAAAAGACGCTTGCTGATGTCGCAGGCGAATTTCTGCTCAGAGGCGGGATGGACATATATAAAGAAGCGGTTGCAAACTTTGAGCATCTTATGGTTAAAAAGGCGCTTGAGCTGACAAAAAACAATCAGGTCATGGCGGCAAAGTTACTCGGCATATCAAGAAATACCCTCAGGGAAAAGCTCGGCAAACAGGAGTCGGATTAAATGTTAACTGTTCAAAAAGTAATCACCCTGTTCAATTATTGACCAGCAGTTGACCATCTTCCCTTGAAATCCCCTTGAATTTTAAAGATATTTTAACGGCATTAATCTTGCATTTAAAAAATACAGACAAGATATTTCTTGTAAGATTTCAAAGTAAGGAAAGGAGATTCAAGGCATGAAGAAGCTAAGTTTAGCAGTATTAGCAGTGCTTTTGACGCTGTGTTTTTTATCCGGCCTTGCAATGTCGGCGGATAAATCAATCCTTGATGTTGTAAAGGAAAAGGGGGTAGTCCGCATAGGGCACGGCAATACAACTCCGCCCATGAATTACCTTGATGACAAGGGCAACTGGACCGGTTTTGACGTTGACTTAGGAGAGGAGCTTGCAAAGAGACTTGGCGTGAAACTTGAGCGTGTATTGGTTGATAACAAGACAAGGATTGCATTTCTGGCAAACGGCACAATAGATATTTCTCTGGCAAACATCAGCCAGACCAGGAGCCGTGAGGAGCAGATGGATTATGCAGAGCCTCCTTATTTCTGGACAGGCAAGATATTTTA from Nitrospirota bacterium includes:
- a CDS encoding toxin-antitoxin system HicB family antitoxin; this encodes MSALSLRLPESIHRHIREIAKKEKVSINQFISSAVAEKISALLTEDYLKARAKRAKKEDFRRILAKVPSRRPIPGDEL
- a CDS encoding tyrosine-type recombinase/integrase; the protein is MAAGCAGVFLEDQLERKYPRAAKDFVWQWFFPQQSLTFVAETKERRRYHLHEKHVQEALYEAVRRAKLTKRITSHTFRRSFATHLLQANYDIRTIQTLLGHSDVRTTMIYTHCVPSKTVKEMKSPLDF
- a CDS encoding sigma-54-dependent Fis family transcriptional regulator — protein: MEKILVVDDEKGVCYSFKRILGSHGYDVITALSGHEAVEKAGNEHPNLVIMDVTMPDIGGLETLKRLKSHNPNLTVIIMTAYSTSEKAITAMKYGAYDFITKPVDNAQLISLVEKAIAAGKMTIPVTFEGTAQEGERIIGKSPGMLAIYKKIGQIAESDVTVLLRGETGTGKELIARAIYHDSKRINKPFLPVNCAAIPETLLESELFGYEKGAFTGAENRKIGKFEQCDRGTMFLDEIGDMPLSLQSKLLRVLQDGCLQRLGGKELIKTDVRIIAATNKNLESLINIGKFRDDLYWRLNVVSISIPPLRERKEDIEELVQYFIRKYNKELGKDVKGMSPELLKEFKGYYWHGNVRELQSIVQHCMLLCQKDVIASEDCEWLSQIKLSGEKAVDIEKTLADVAGEFLLRGGMDIYKEAVANFEHLMVKKALELTKNNQVMAAKLLGISRNTLREKLGKQESD
- a CDS encoding putative toxin-antitoxin system toxin component, PIN family, which codes for MPDKKARIVLDTNVLYSGLYSSKGASFRVLQAIENGKLKIIISTTLLFEYEDVLKRNQMALGLSNHDTEKILNYFCLVSEHQKIYFLWRPRLSDPKDDHILELAIASGTKLIVTHNTKDFRGAEGFGVKSITPKELMEEIL